The nucleotide window GGCCCCTTCGTCGACCGTCTCAATAAAAAAGGTTTGTTGATTGTCCCCGATATTATTGCTGCAGTTTTTGCGATTATTCTTTCGGTCGTGGGCACGCTTCAGGATACCTTCCCGCTCTGGCTAATTTTTATTTCCTTACTCGTACGGGCCATCGCTCAGACCTTTCAAATGCCAACCATTCAGTCGATTTTACCAACCATGGTGCCAACCGAAGAGTTGACGAAGATCAACGGCCAGCTGGGAATGGTTCAATCCGCCAACATGATCATTGCCCCGGCGTTGGGCGCCTTTCTCTTTGCCATTGTGCCCATTAACTTTTTGATTCTACTCGATGTGATCGGCGCTGCCATTGGAATTGGCCTGTTACTCTTTGTCAGCATTCCCGAACATCCAGTAATTGATGACCCGGTCCACCTTCTGACCGACGCAAAATTTGGTCTGGATAAGCTCAGAAATACATCCGGACTGTGGGCCTTCACGCTGATTGGCGCCGTCTTCACCTTGATGTTTATGCCCGCCGCCAGCCTGTATCCACTGATGACCATGGGCTACTTCCACGGTACAGTAGGGCAAGCTGGTTTGATTGAGGTCGTGTACTCGGTCGGGATGCTAGCCGGTGGGACGATCATTGGCCTTATTCGGCAATTGGCGTAATCGGATGAAGCCCATTCTCTGGTCAATGTTGGCCATGGGACTGACATTTGGGGCTAGTGGCTTTCTGCCAGGCACCCAACACGGTTTTATTTGGTTCGTCATTCTCAACGCCTTGGCCGGAATAGCCACACCATTCTTCAGTACCCTAATGATGGCCATGATTCAGCAAAGTTTTCTTCCGGAACATTTAGGACGCGTCCTGGGAGTAATGAATTCAATCACCAGTATTGCTGGCCCCCTGGGACTCATCTTTGCGGGACCCTTGGCCGACGTCATCGGTGTTGAAAAGTTGTTCACTATCGGCGGTGTGGGCTCCCTGCTCTGTGGTCTCGCAATGCTAATAATGCCAACGGTTCGGCGCTACGATGCTCAGCTACAGGCCACTCAGCTAACCAACACCACTCACTAACTAGGGCATTCGGATTTTAGAAAGGGTTTGGGAGAAAAGTCCCAAACCCTTTTTGTGCGCTTACCCTAAATAATCGAAGCGAGCAACGAATGAATTGACAAAATGAATGAATTGAGATAATATTCATTCGAAAAGAAAAGGAGGTTTCTGGTAGTGGAACCAAAACAGCAGCGCCTATTCATGGCGGCCCATGACCTGTTTATCTCACAAGGTTTCAAACATACCAGTATTGCTGACATTGCCCAGCTAGCTAATGTCGCGGTCGGCACCTTTTATAACTTTTACGACTCCAAGGCCGACATTTTTGTCCAAGTTTATAATCATGAGAATGAACAAATCAAAGCTAAAATTATGAGTCGAATCGACCTGGACGCGCAACCAGCCGACTTGGTCCACACTGTCGTTCAACAAATTTTCCAACTCTCAGACGGTAACCAGATTCTCCAGGAGTGGTTTAACAACGCCAAGCTCAACGCGCTGATTGCACAAACCAATCAAAATGCCGTTGAGGAAAGCCTAGTCTACGCCACACTGATGCGACTGATTGATCGCTGGCTAGAACGGGGCTTAATTAAGGATGGTCTTACCAAGGATCGAATCATCAGTCTGTTTAACACGTTGACCGTCGTGGACTTCCATCAAAGTGAAATTCAAACAGATGACTATTATCAACTACTAAACGACTTAATTGATGGTATCTTGTCAGTCATTTTAAAATAACCCCCAACGGTTATTTTTTTAAATCAAAAATGAATGAATTTACTTTATATTCATTCACCAAGGAGCAGCTCATGAAAAAATTATTACTTAGTATCTTAGTTATGTTCATCGTTCTCGCCATTGTCTTAGGCGGCACCATCATCTGGGCCACAACCCAGCATCAAAGAATTAACGTCAACTCCCTGACCATCACACCACTCAAGACCCAACGACGCTCGTTAACAAACTCGCCCAAGAACGTGAATATCGCCGTTCACACCGCTAAGGTCATCATCAAACGCGGCCAAGTTAACCAACTAACCCTAAATCACGTCACGCCCAATCAATTTGACGTGACCATCAAGGGTAACCAACTGACGTTGCTGCAAAATGCCGCTAACAATCATCACGTTGAGTTGGGTAAGTCGGCCATCATCACCCTCACCGTTGCTGAACCTGCGGCATTTACTGACGTGACTATCCACCAATTTAACGGCACCCTACAGCTCAATGATCTAACTACTCAGCGACTGGCCATCGATCACACAAATGGCACGACCAACGCGAACCACCTCACCGTCACTGCGGGCGGCCACCTCCGCAAGCAAAACGGGGCCACCACGTTGACCCATTTGAAAACGGCCGGTCTACAGGTCAGTGTTAAGACTGGTCAATTTAAATTAAACGGGCATAAACGAGCTGGCAATCACCAACAGGCCAGCCTGCCCGGTACGCACCCACTGACGATTTCAAGTGGCTCTGGGCAAGTCCAGATAACGGACTAATCGACCAAAAAAAGCGTCTAGGAATTCTCGTCCTAGACGCCCACACTACCTAATTTTAGCAATGATTTTATACCAACCTACAGCTTCTTTTCAAACCCTTCCATGGGTGCTGCCTGATTCTGGTAGTCCTCAACCGTAGCGGGGTCATCCGTAAAATGCATGACTGAGTAGAAAGCACCCTTTAGATAATCCTGCATGGCACGCGGAATCTTAAGCGCCGTCATCTCACTCGGTGCTAACTGATAACGAATGCTAGCTTCGTCGCCGACTGCCACCTTTTCTACCCACTCTGGTTCACGAATCATCTCACGACCCATGGCAACCAAATCGGTGCCCATGGCCAAGACGGCGTCCGCATCAACTGGTGTTTCAACTGAACCCACACCAATCAGCGGCTTACGACCAGCCAATTGCTGGACCACCTTCGTCAGAATTGGGTCGTGGTCTGTCTTGTCATTCAAAGACGTCCGCTGAGCTGACCCCATTGACACGTGAACGTAGTCGATAGTCGTTTCCGCTAACATATCCACGAAGGCCAAGCTATCCGCCAAACGAATCCCCGGGGTTTCAATCTCTTCCGGAGAAAAGCGGTAACCCAGCAAAAATGGTCGGTCAGCATTTTCCGCAATAGCAGCATGTGCACTGGCAATGACGGCCTTAGCAAAACTCATCCGAGCCTCGCGGTCACCACCCCACTGGTCTGTCCGCTGATTAGAGTTAGGAGAAAAGAACTGCTGTAACAGGTAAGTGTTGGCCCCATGGAGCTCTACACCATCAAAACCAGCAGCGATGGCCCGACGAGTTGCCGCACCAAAAGCCGCAATGATCTCATCGACTTCATTGGCGGTCAGTGCCCGGGGTTCCTGAGAGTCGGCAGGATAGGCCGCAGCGATGGCACTGGCGCTAACGGGCTGTTCACCCCGCAAAATACTGTCGTTCGACTTTCGACCCGCATGGAATATCTGCAGAATTGCCTTGGTACCATTGCGTTTCATGGCGTGGGCTAACTCGCTCAAGCCAGCAATATCACCATCATCAGCAATCGACAGTTCCCCTTCAAACCCTTTACCGCTGGCAATCACATTAGCCACTTCACCGATAATCAGACCAAGACCGCCGGAACGGGCCCCGTAAAAGGCAATCTCATCGTTCGTGACCCGGCCATTGTAAAAACTAGACATCGTGGTCGTGGGTGACATGACCATGCGGTTCTTTAAGGTTAAACCATTGGCAAACCTGTACGGTTGCATAAAGTTATACGTCATTTGAACTTTCTCCCTTCACTTCTGAACATTTTTGAATGGCACTTAGGACGGGCCGCAGCGTCTCACCGGTAGCGGTCAACGTCCAACAGCGTTGTTTCATGTGAAACATCACGAGTTGGTGGCGTTGAAGTCGAACCAACGCACTAAAATACTGCCATTTTCGTTGCCACGGAACTTCTTGCCACAACGCCAATGACGTCCGCGGTCCCATTGCAAGTACCAGCAACAGGTGCCATTGGGCGGGCTGAGTCACCGTAGCTCGCATCACGTTAAGCCCCGTTATAGTCGATTTCATTTGCCACCTCCTCAACAGAATCTAGCATAACCGTTACCCAGCCATTAAAAAAGAAGGCACTTTAAAGTGCCTCCTCAAGAATTTTGTAAAAGTTGGTTGAAACCTTCGTGGTCGTGAGTGATTTCCATGTCGGGGACTTGATTCGCTCGCTGCTCACCCCACAACGACATCTGTACCAAAATTTCTCCCAGTGAATGGCCCAGCTCAGTCAGGGCATACGTCACTTTAAACGGTGCCCGGTCACCAGAAATCTGACGGGTAATGATACCATCCTGCTCCAGCTCCCGCAACTGTTGGGTCAAGACCTTCTGTGAAATAGCCGGTAACTTCTGGCGAAGATCACAAGTCCGTTGGGGCCGATTGCCTAAGTGGCAGAGCAGTTGGGGTTTCCACTTACCACTGATTACGCCCAACGTTGCTTCAACCCCGTTATTATACGACTTCTTCACGAGAAGACCCCCTTATCTTTTCACCCATTCTAATCGATACTCATCGTTTTGAACAGTAGGTACTTTTTGGTAACCATATCATTCAGCGAAACCGCCATTGGTCAGCTACAACCTGGCAGTTCAATTATCAGCCTTAAATTATTAATAACTGATTGATAACAAAAAAGAGGACCAGACAGCCGTCTGAGTCTCCTCTTTTCATTCAAAAACTTTACCAACTAGCTGCCAGGAATCGTCATGACGTCGGTATCAACAATTCCAAATTGGCAGCGCATCCGTGCCTCAATTTCTTCGCCCAGTTGATAACTATCTCGGACCTCCATGTGAGGATCCACGACAATCACCAAATTCAGCGTAACCACGTTCCCGTTGTAGTGGGCCTTGAGTTCCGCAACCTCCTGAACTGCCTCAAACTCATTAACAGCTTGACGAAACTTATCCTCTACTTCTGGATCAAAGTAATCTGCTAAGTTCAAACTGCTTTCCCGAAAAATCCGCACACCAGCCATTAGAATATAGATCCCCACTAAAATGCTGGCCACGCCATCTAGCCAGCTAACCTTAAACCATAAGGCACCGCCGATGGCTAGCATCGTTCCTAAACTGGTGACCGCATCACTTAAACTATCCTGGGCAGCCGCAGTCAACGCAGCGTTTTGTAATTTCCGACCAGCCCGCTTGTTTAACCACCAAACACCAACCATAATTACGGTCGCAATTCCAGCACCCACTAGGGTAATCGCCTGCGGGACTTCCTGAGTCGCTGGGTTCATCAACCCCCGAACGCCACCATAGATAACGCTAGCCGCAATGGCAATCATAACGATCCCGGTAATCATCGTGAAGACCGTTTCGTAATGAAACCGGGTCAGTTGTAGGCGCTGGCTACCATTGCCGTCTTCTTCAGGCAACGGTTGGCCCATCAAATCATCATCGTGGATATCCCGGGCAATGTAGATTCCAACCAACAGGAGGACCGTCGAAATAATACCAGACAGATTGTTGAAAGCATCTGCTCGCAAGGTTTGCGAATGGCCAATGATTGCTAGATAAAACTCAATCACAGAAATCAGTAGGTAGGCCCCAACGTTTAAATACAAGTGGCACTGAGCTCCGCGAAGCTTCTTTAATTCCTGTTGCTGACGCTTAGCCCACACCACCTGTTCAGCCTGACGATGGGCCTTAATGTCTTTCATCTGTATCCCTTCCTACCCATTAAAATTAAGTGCTAATTTACCCTAACTAACTCCCATTATAGCGGCTTCTGCAGCTAACCGTGGTGAATCTTTCGAATTATCTAAGTCACTTACTTAAAGACCACTGCATCGACCTGTTTGCCCAACTGGTTCATGGCCGCAACCTGTTCGGCCAACGTGCCACCCTGTGACAGGGCTACCACAATAACGGCCCGTTTGCCCTTCACAAAGATTGCTGCATCGTTTTCAACCCCGTAAGTGTCAAACTCACCAGTCTTGTTATAAATCTGTCGATCACTCGGAAGCAGCTTGGGAAGCTTACTGTGATTAGTATTGGCCGCCATCAACTTCAACATCGCCGTATCAGCCGACTTTGAAACCAACTGGTGCTGCCACAATTTCACTAATAATTGCCCCAAGTCACGGGCCGAGGTCATATTATCTTTACCCGCTGCTAACGACTTTTGATCCATCATCTTCCGTTGGAGAACTGTCTGAGTGGCTCCCAGACGTTTAATCTCTTGATTGACGGCGTCAAAGCCACCTACCTTACGAATCACCACGTTGGTGGCCGTATTATCACTCACCGTCATCATATATTTCAAGAGTTCTTGGTTCGTCAACCTGGTTCCGGCCGCCATCCCCTGCAGGCTCCCAGTTCCCCCGACCTTGTCACTATCCTTTAACGTGTACGTGGCCGTTAAATTAAATTTCCCCGTCTGAACCTGTTGATATACGGTAGCTAAGATAAACAGCTTGATATCACTTGCAGCCTTCTGTGACTTAACGTGCCACTGATAGGCTGCGCTCCCAACCGGTTGAACGTAGACGGCATTCTGTCCCTTTAAGCGGCCCATGGTTTGTGCCACGATTTGCTTAAACGGCGATGACTGTTTGGTTTTAACTGGTGTCGCCCGCTGTTTACCGACAGAACTACCCGTTTGTTTGCGAGATGACTGAGCCTTCGTGCTTGACCGAGTCGCCTGATCCACTGACTCCTTGTCGCTATTGCTCGTCTTTTTCTGACAACCACTTATTAAGGCAACAACGGCCAATGCGCTCAGACTCATTAAAACCCATTTCTTCATATGGGACTCCCTTCAATTTGATTAAAAAATACACGGGTAAGTTCTCAATTATTAGAGAGTCCCCCGTGTATCGTTTAATTATTAATCTTTAATAGTGAACCCAAACTTCGTTGACCAGGTCGCCATCGTAGCTCTTACCATCGGTCAGCACGGAATCACCGTCATATGACATGTAGCCATAGTAGGTTTCGTGTTCACCGTTACTCCAAACGACATCAACTTCAACGTTTGCATTGATACTCTTGGTATCGTTAGTGTCTGACGTCACATCATAGGACAGAACGCCTGTCTCACCAGAACTCTTCACCGTGGCGGACCCGTGGAATGCGGACCCGTCATTATTGTTTTGGATCACAGTGCCGTCAGAATTAATGGTCAGACTGGATTGTTGCCGGTCGCCATCATCATCGTTGTAAAAGTAGTAATCCCCAGTGAACTTCCCATAGCTATTGAAGCTATTGTTGGTCGTTGGCGCAGTATTGGACGTCGTTGACCCGCCATTGTTCGTAGCAGCGGTCTTACTACCGGACTGGCTCTTCTTCAACAGGAATTTATCGTTACTCTTCTGCAGGTTGAAGAATTCCGTCTTCAGCGTACCAAAGCCTTTCTTGTTTAAGTCAGCTAGATCAATGGTACTTAACTTTTGGTTGGACTTCTTGTATTTACCATCCGCGTTTAATTCTTGAGCTTCCTTCAAAATGGACTCATCCTTCGCCGTCTTGGCATTGGATGAATTACTTGAACTCGCCTGATCAGCATTCTTAGCTTGATCATTCACGCCAGATGAACATCCAGCTAAACCACCAACGGCCAACAGTGCCACAATTGCAATGAGCCAGTGTTTTCTCACTTTCATGTTGTCTTACCTCCGCATAAAACTTTTCTATGTATAAATGATGTGCCAATAAGTTAATTTTAAGCTATCTAATCAATAACTACAATGGCTAACGCGAAATATAAATCATACGATTAATATTTTTCTTTTCATTAGATGCCGGCCCTAAAAGGGTGTATTTAAGCGCTAATTCGTGCCTGCTCGTGAAATACATCATAATTTTCATAGTCAGGACGGTTAACTTGAAATCAAACGGTTTAATTTCAGCCGTTAACTGAAAAGCCTTAATAGCAAGGCTAGAAACGATTTGTAAATAAATTAACAATCTTTTTAGTAAAGCGGTTGTCAACTGTAAGTATTTCGGCTATAATTACATTGTGAAATTGATACTAATGGTTTTCAAAACTTCTGAAAGAAGGCATTTGCTTTATGGCTGAACGTAGTTATGATTTTCTGATGCCCAGTGTCAACTTTTTTGGCCCTGGCGTTATTAACAAGATTGGTGATCGTGCAAAGACTCTTGGCATGAAGAAGCCCGTCATCGTTACTGATAAGTTCCTTGAAGGTCTTGAAGGCGGTGCCGTTCAACAAACGTTGGCCTCATTAAAGGCCGCCGGTATTGACTACGTTGTTTACAACAACGTTGAACCAAACCCTAAGATCCGTAACATTAAAGAAGTTAAAAAACTTTATGAAGAATCCGGTGCGGACGCCATCATTACCGTTGGTGGAGGCTCTGCCCATGATACTGGTAAAGGTGCCGGGATCATCTTAACTAACGGTGATGACATCACCAAGTTAGCTGGGATCGAAACGCTCGACAAGGCTCTACCACCACTGATCGCCGTGAACACGACTGCCGGGACCGGTTCAGAACTGACCCGTCACGCCGTTATCACGAACGAAGAAACTCACTTGAAGTTCGTGGTTGTTTCATGGCGGAACATTCCGTTGGTTTCCTTCAACGACCCAACCTTGATGCTGGACGTTCCTAAGGGCTTAACTGCCGCTACTGGGATGGACGCCTTTGTTCAATCCATCGAACCCTACGTTTCTGTGGACCACAACCCCATCACCGACTCACAATGTATCGAAGCTATCAAGTTAATTGAAACTTCCTTACGTGAAGCCGTTGCTAACGGTCACAACCTGGATGCCCGGACCAAGATGGTCGAAGCTGAAATGTTAGCCGGAATGGCCTTCAACAACGCCAACTTGGGTTACGTTCACGCCATGGCTCACCAACTCGGTGGCCAATACGACGCTCCTCATGGTGTCTGCTGTGCCCTACTTCTGCCATACGTAGAAGAATACAACATCATTGCTTGCCCAGAACGCTTTGCCGAATTAGCTAAGATCATGGGTGAAAACACGGACGGCTTATCAACCCGCGATGCTGCTGAATTAGCTATCAAAGCCATGAAGCAAATGTCACAAGACGTTGGTATTCC belongs to Levilactobacillus yonginensis and includes:
- a CDS encoding iron-containing alcohol dehydrogenase; the protein is MAERSYDFLMPSVNFFGPGVINKIGDRAKTLGMKKPVIVTDKFLEGLEGGAVQQTLASLKAAGIDYVVYNNVEPNPKIRNIKEVKKLYEESGADAIITVGGGSAHDTGKGAGIILTNGDDITKLAGIETLDKALPPLIAVNTTAGTGSELTRHAVITNEETHLKFVVVSWRNIPLVSFNDPTLMLDVPKGLTAATGMDAFVQSIEPYVSVDHNPITDSQCIEAIKLIETSLREAVANGHNLDARTKMVEAEMLAGMAFNNANLGYVHAMAHQLGGQYDAPHGVCCALLLPYVEEYNIIACPERFAELAKIMGENTDGLSTRDAAELAIKAMKQMSQDVGIPKSIKEIGAKPEDFELMAENALKDGNAFSNPRKGTKEDIVKIFQAAYDAE
- a CDS encoding winged helix-turn-helix transcriptional regulator, with amino-acid sequence MKKSYNNGVEATLGVISGKWKPQLLCHLGNRPQRTCDLRQKLPAISQKVLTQQLRELEQDGIITRQISGDRAPFKVTYALTELGHSLGEILVQMSLWGEQRANQVPDMEITHDHEGFNQLLQNS
- a CDS encoding cation diffusion facilitator family transporter yields the protein MKDIKAHRQAEQVVWAKRQQQELKKLRGAQCHLYLNVGAYLLISVIEFYLAIIGHSQTLRADAFNNLSGIISTVLLLVGIYIARDIHDDDLMGQPLPEEDGNGSQRLQLTRFHYETVFTMITGIVMIAIAASVIYGGVRGLMNPATQEVPQAITLVGAGIATVIMVGVWWLNKRAGRKLQNAALTAAAQDSLSDAVTSLGTMLAIGGALWFKVSWLDGVASILVGIYILMAGVRIFRESSLNLADYFDPEVEDKFRQAVNEFEAVQEVAELKAHYNGNVVTLNLVIVVDPHMEVRDSYQLGEEIEARMRCQFGIVDTDVMTIPGS
- a CDS encoding NADH-dependent flavin oxidoreductase, giving the protein MTYNFMQPYRFANGLTLKNRMVMSPTTTMSSFYNGRVTNDEIAFYGARSGGLGLIIGEVANVIASGKGFEGELSIADDGDIAGLSELAHAMKRNGTKAILQIFHAGRKSNDSILRGEQPVSASAIAAAYPADSQEPRALTANEVDEIIAAFGAATRRAIAAGFDGVELHGANTYLLQQFFSPNSNQRTDQWGGDREARMSFAKAVIASAHAAIAENADRPFLLGYRFSPEEIETPGIRLADSLAFVDMLAETTIDYVHVSMGSAQRTSLNDKTDHDPILTKVVQQLAGRKPLIGVGSVETPVDADAVLAMGTDLVAMGREMIREPEWVEKVAVGDEASIRYQLAPSEMTALKIPRAMQDYLKGAFYSVMHFTDDPATVEDYQNQAAPMEGFEKKL
- a CDS encoding serine hydrolase — translated: MKKWVLMSLSALAVVALISGCQKKTSNSDKESVDQATRSSTKAQSSRKQTGSSVGKQRATPVKTKQSSPFKQIVAQTMGRLKGQNAVYVQPVGSAAYQWHVKSQKAASDIKLFILATVYQQVQTGKFNLTATYTLKDSDKVGGTGSLQGMAAGTRLTNQELLKYMMTVSDNTATNVVIRKVGGFDAVNQEIKRLGATQTVLQRKMMDQKSLAAGKDNMTSARDLGQLLVKLWQHQLVSKSADTAMLKLMAANTNHSKLPKLLPSDRQIYNKTGEFDTYGVENDAAIFVKGKRAVIVVALSQGGTLAEQVAAMNQLGKQVDAVVFK
- a CDS encoding TetR/AcrR family transcriptional regulator, with the translated sequence MEPKQQRLFMAAHDLFISQGFKHTSIADIAQLANVAVGTFYNFYDSKADIFVQVYNHENEQIKAKIMSRIDLDAQPADLVHTVVQQIFQLSDGNQILQEWFNNAKLNALIAQTNQNAVEESLVYATLMRLIDRWLERGLIKDGLTKDRIISLFNTLTVVDFHQSEIQTDDYYQLLNDLIDGILSVILK